In Synechococcus sp. PCC 6312, one genomic interval encodes:
- a CDS encoding PepSY domain-containing protein: MKNSTKFIVIGTLLGTLGLAGMARFAFAGPAQPPYATIPEQHDNKLTAQVGNGNKVTNDGVKEAAADQRESGKLQALAKVTPQQAQQAAESAQGGQAKNVKLENENGNLVYTVDIGNKEVTVDAGNGKVLFTETANQENKANEANHPRSSIQVSEAPGGDGDGETNDDG; encoded by the coding sequence ATGAAAAACTCAACAAAATTTATCGTGATTGGGACACTGCTAGGAACCCTGGGACTTGCTGGGATGGCACGATTTGCCTTTGCTGGCCCAGCCCAGCCACCCTATGCCACCATCCCTGAGCAACACGACAATAAATTGACGGCTCAAGTCGGCAATGGTAATAAAGTAACGAACGACGGTGTTAAAGAAGCCGCCGCAGACCAACGGGAATCTGGCAAACTGCAAGCTCTAGCTAAAGTCACACCCCAGCAAGCTCAACAGGCGGCTGAGTCTGCACAAGGCGGACAGGCTAAAAATGTGAAGCTAGAAAACGAAAATGGCAACTTGGTCTACACAGTTGACATCGGCAATAAAGAAGTGACAGTGGATGCTGGCAACGGCAAAGTTCTGTTTACCGAAACTGCCAACCAAGAAAATAAAGCTAATGAAGCAAATCATCCCCGCAGCAGCATTCAGGTCTCTGAAGCCCCTGGTGGTGATGGCGACGGTGAAACCAATGACGATGGCTAG
- a CDS encoding membrane-anchored protein: MSKLPQITAFFWIMKICATTLGETAGDLLSMTLHVGYAVSSTILIGVFLATLATQLGSKSYHPLLYWTVILSTSTAGTTISDYMDRTLKLGYANGSMILVTLLLVMLAYWKFSVGSLSVTNIKTPKVEFFYWTTILISNTLGTALGDFLADTSGLGFAGGALLISSLLALVMAAHYFTEISPIILFWIAFVLTRPLGATFGDVLTKNHEKGGLGYGTVGSSIVLLSILGVCILFTTLKQKRLA; this comes from the coding sequence ATGAGTAAACTGCCACAAATCACTGCTTTTTTCTGGATCATGAAAATCTGTGCCACTACCCTAGGAGAAACGGCAGGAGATCTTTTATCAATGACGCTACATGTGGGCTACGCGGTTAGTTCTACGATATTAATTGGAGTGTTTTTAGCGACTCTTGCGACTCAATTGGGATCGAAAAGCTATCACCCATTGCTTTATTGGACTGTCATCCTTTCAACCAGCACGGCTGGAACAACAATTTCAGATTATATGGATCGCACTTTGAAGCTGGGCTATGCCAACGGGTCTATGATTTTAGTCACGCTTCTGTTGGTTATGTTGGCGTACTGGAAATTCAGTGTTGGGTCTTTATCAGTTACAAACATCAAAACACCTAAAGTTGAGTTCTTTTATTGGACAACAATTCTAATTTCAAATACATTAGGGACTGCCTTAGGAGACTTTTTAGCCGATACTTCTGGACTTGGTTTTGCAGGAGGAGCACTGCTAATTTCTAGCTTGCTTGCCTTGGTAATGGCGGCACATTATTTTACTGAAATTTCCCCAATTATTTTATTTTGGATTGCGTTTGTTCTTACCCGACCTTTAGGCGCAACATTTGGAGATGTTCTGACAAAAAACCATGAAAAAGGTGGACTCGGTTACGGTACAGTCGGCTCATCAATAGTTCTTTTATCAATCCTTGGAGTCTGTATTTTGTTCACAACTTTAAAACAGAAAAGACTAGCTTAG
- a CDS encoding membrane-anchored protein, with amino-acid sequence MNKLFNRVPEVTATFWIIKILATTVGETAADFLSVNLKLGLNVTSYMMSGILFLLLLNQFRLKRYVLLSYWIVVVFMSITGTLITDSLVDNFRINLATTTIVFSIILLIVFVLWYSNEKTLAMHSINTAKRELFYWAAILFTFALGTATGDFLAEALKLGYTQAALIFGASISAITAAYYYFGMNAVLAFWLAYILTRPLGASIGDLLSQPTKNGGFGWGTVGTSILFLSVITSLIIYLSLKQKKPASLPIDQRK; translated from the coding sequence ATGAATAAATTATTTAACAGGGTTCCAGAAGTTACGGCTACCTTCTGGATTATCAAGATTTTGGCAACTACAGTAGGTGAAACTGCGGCAGATTTTCTATCAGTAAACCTAAAGCTTGGTCTAAATGTTACATCCTATATGATGAGCGGTATTTTATTCCTTCTGCTCTTGAATCAGTTTAGGCTTAAACGCTATGTCCTTCTAAGTTACTGGATTGTAGTTGTTTTTATGAGTATTACTGGTACGCTGATTACAGATAGTTTGGTAGACAATTTTAGGATAAATCTAGCAACAACTACAATAGTTTTTAGCATTATTTTATTGATAGTTTTTGTGCTCTGGTACTCAAACGAGAAGACCTTAGCGATGCACTCCATCAACACAGCTAAAAGAGAGCTATTCTACTGGGCAGCTATTTTATTTACATTTGCCTTGGGCACTGCAACAGGAGACTTTCTAGCAGAGGCTTTGAAGTTAGGCTACACTCAAGCAGCATTAATATTTGGCGCTTCAATTTCAGCAATAACAGCCGCTTACTATTACTTTGGCATGAATGCAGTTTTAGCATTTTGGCTGGCTTATATTTTGACCCGTCCGCTGGGAGCATCTATCGGCGATCTACTATCTCAGCCTACTAAAAATGGTGGTTTTGGTTGGGGTACGGTCGGCACTAGTATTCTTTTTCTTTCTGTAATTACAAGTCTGATTATTTACTTAAGCCTTAAGCAGAAGAAACCAGCATCATTACCAATCGATCAACGAAAATGA
- a CDS encoding TMEM175 family protein, with translation MSRKQHGLDWIVFYSDAVFAIAITLISVEIKLPFESGQLNSTELSHDLLNLFPEHQSYIFTFLIIGFFWINQYQYFTYIKHCDYKLFWLNTILLMCIDFLPFPASVLNDYRRQPVAVIFYACSMIATGLIKMVVRI, from the coding sequence ATGAGTAGAAAGCAGCACGGACTTGATTGGATTGTTTTCTACAGTGATGCGGTCTTTGCAATTGCCATAACCTTGATATCAGTAGAGATAAAGCTTCCTTTTGAATCAGGTCAATTAAACTCCACAGAGTTATCCCATGATTTACTTAATCTTTTTCCTGAGCACCAGAGCTATATTTTTACTTTTTTGATTATTGGATTTTTTTGGATTAATCAATATCAATACTTTACCTATATTAAGCACTGTGACTATAAATTATTTTGGCTCAATACTATCTTGTTAATGTGTATAGATTTTTTGCCATTCCCAGCATCTGTACTAAATGATTATAGAAGGCAACCAGTTGCCGTAATATTTTATGCTTGCAGTATGATTGCTACAGGCTTAATAAAAATGGTGGTACGCATCTAG
- a CDS encoding DUF2127 domain-containing protein, whose protein sequence is MIVAYKFFVASLMAVGAITLLFTVKNYQSLEQFSASYTLENKLTFIDFILDKILNFSLKTLRLSGIAAGLYAGMTAIEAVGLWHEKIWAEILVILLVGFSIPFEILESMHRATILNFIIFLVNLSVLWQFIIFINQKLSAIKKTIKTFKRIKYWLQF, encoded by the coding sequence ATGATCGTAGCCTATAAATTCTTTGTGGCTTCGTTAATGGCAGTGGGTGCAATCACTTTATTATTTACCGTAAAAAACTATCAAAGTTTAGAGCAATTTTCAGCATCATATACTCTAGAGAATAAACTCACTTTTATTGATTTTATTTTGGATAAAATTCTAAATTTTAGTCTCAAAACCCTTCGACTTAGTGGGATAGCTGCTGGACTCTACGCGGGAATGACAGCGATTGAAGCCGTAGGTTTATGGCATGAAAAGATTTGGGCAGAAATCCTAGTGATTTTGCTGGTTGGTTTCAGCATTCCTTTTGAAATTTTAGAATCAATGCATAGAGCAACAATTCTAAATTTTATTATATTTCTCGTAAATTTATCTGTTTTATGGCAATTCATTATTTTTATAAATCAAAAACTCAGCGCTATCAAAAAAACAATTAAAACCTTTAAAAGAATTAAATATTGGCTTCAATTTTAG
- a CDS encoding ATP-binding protein has product MFAIAVRVVFTHALNQQVTEKLVALGQGAATGLELENGHLSLQSDFPVQSLIDRNQALEWFDSQGRSMGKQGHYRVTLLFAGKEKEAVQTQVGTPRIRGVTLPVMSSDSGRLMGYVRASQSLEEFDETLRKLDWGLGGGVIVALMLSGVGGAILTRQAMQPAEQSFERLKQFTADASHELRSPLMAIETNVEVALTYPEWNRSKGDTEKFEAIASATSQMTRLTEDLLFLARTDQLPNHHREILNLADLLDDLVRLYQAQAETKNIGLQASGGKSLYLLGDAGQLKRLFTNLIVNALQYTAEGGRVEIECHLVGKQIIISVKDTGMGILPEQLDRVFDRFWRAEQSRSYQSGGSGLGLAIAQAIAQSHGGLITVTSQPGVGSCFTVRLPVVDTHSNPKIEANI; this is encoded by the coding sequence GTGTTTGCGATTGCCGTGCGGGTTGTGTTTACTCATGCCCTCAATCAGCAGGTGACTGAAAAACTTGTTGCACTAGGGCAAGGAGCTGCCACTGGTCTAGAGCTAGAGAATGGACACCTTAGCCTTCAGAGTGACTTCCCTGTACAATCCTTGATTGACCGAAATCAGGCACTGGAATGGTTTGATTCACAGGGCAGGTCTATGGGCAAGCAGGGACACTACAGAGTGACGCTGCTTTTCGCAGGCAAAGAAAAGGAAGCGGTACAGACCCAGGTAGGCACGCCTCGGATTCGTGGGGTGACGCTCCCAGTGATGAGTAGTGACAGTGGGCGTTTAATGGGCTATGTCAGAGCCAGCCAATCTCTCGAAGAATTTGATGAAACTCTCAGAAAACTGGATTGGGGACTAGGCGGTGGGGTAATCGTCGCACTGATGTTGAGCGGTGTAGGTGGAGCGATTTTAACTCGTCAGGCAATGCAGCCTGCTGAGCAAAGCTTTGAGCGCTTAAAGCAGTTCACGGCTGATGCTTCACACGAGCTTCGGAGTCCACTCATGGCGATTGAAACGAATGTAGAAGTGGCGCTGACATATCCAGAGTGGAATCGGTCGAAGGGCGATACGGAAAAATTCGAGGCGATCGCCAGTGCCACCAGCCAGATGACCCGCTTAACCGAGGATTTGTTGTTTCTAGCTCGTACAGACCAGTTGCCCAACCACCATCGGGAAATTCTCAACTTGGCAGACCTGTTAGATGACCTGGTGAGGCTCTATCAAGCGCAAGCTGAAACAAAGAATATCGGTTTGCAAGCGAGTGGCGGTAAATCCCTGTACCTGTTGGGGGATGCAGGCCAACTCAAACGACTGTTCACGAATTTGATTGTCAATGCCCTTCAGTACACGGCTGAAGGGGGACGAGTAGAGATCGAGTGCCATCTTGTTGGCAAACAGATTATTATCAGCGTCAAAGATACAGGAATGGGTATTCTACCAGAGCAGCTTGATCGGGTATTTGATCGGTTCTGGCGAGCTGAGCAGTCTCGGTCTTACCAATCGGGCGGGTCTGGTTTGGGTTTGGCGATCGCTCAAGCGATCGCGCAGAGTCACGGCGGATTGATTACAGTCACCAGTCAGCCAGGAGTCGGGAGCTGCTTTACAGTTCGATTACCTGTTGTTGACACACACAGTAATCCTAAAATTGAAGCCAATATTTAA
- a CDS encoding response regulator transcription factor, whose translation MKILLVEDDDRIAKPLAEALRHQNHGIDIAKDGVEGWDCATAVRYDLILLDIMLPRLDGITMCKQLRSAGSQALILMLTARDTTTDKVVGLDAGADDYLVKPFKLEELAARIRALARRSGDAKPSILSYGKLQLDSGSCMVTYAGQVLSLTPKEYRILECFLRSPTQVYSRATLLDKIWELDQLSGEETIKTHILNLRRKFEAIGCSEDVIETVYGLGYRLRSPFS comes from the coding sequence ATGAAAATTTTGCTTGTTGAAGATGATGACCGGATTGCCAAACCTTTAGCAGAAGCCCTGAGACACCAGAATCACGGCATTGATATTGCTAAGGATGGTGTGGAAGGATGGGATTGTGCAACGGCAGTACGGTATGACCTAATTTTGCTTGACATCATGCTGCCCCGGTTGGATGGTATTACCATGTGCAAACAATTACGATCTGCTGGCAGTCAGGCATTGATTTTGATGTTGACCGCGCGAGATACCACAACCGATAAAGTGGTGGGTCTGGATGCAGGAGCGGATGACTACCTGGTCAAACCCTTTAAGTTGGAAGAGTTGGCAGCTCGGATCAGAGCATTGGCTCGTCGCAGTGGGGATGCTAAACCCTCAATCCTCAGTTATGGCAAGCTGCAACTTGATTCTGGTTCTTGTATGGTGACTTATGCGGGACAAGTTTTGTCTCTAACTCCCAAGGAATATAGGATTTTAGAATGTTTTTTGAGAAGCCCCACCCAAGTTTATTCCCGTGCCACGCTGCTCGATAAAATTTGGGAATTGGATCAGTTGTCCGGTGAGGAAACGATTAAAACGCACATCCTGAACCTGCGACGTAAGTTCGAGGCTATAGGCTGTTCAGAAGACGTGATTGAAACTGTCTATGGGCTTGGCTACCGCCTTCGCTCTCCCTTTTCTTAA
- a CDS encoding SMI1/KNR4 family protein — protein MSLNQWYDLLAQLELSGDPSPNKQEDIAAFANICGFKLPQQFQDYCQVFGYGKFAKTQLSIYCINPFNMDSHLAIDSDIRETFSSYIEEDFPWQYNLLKNSFMFGTGDGYIILLWDLRTYSETDDSYDIYIYEDYNIDMPYCYLGRDFYAFVRDFCMGQNITEAFADIIYPKPDEDDEIIDDPDYGDAYSSDDYTNSFKCFRYQPVKLGAGSYEEFLTEMGLTEEEHLEKMKIDAEKARARMKINFDDN, from the coding sequence ATGAGTTTAAATCAATGGTATGACCTTCTTGCTCAACTAGAACTGTCAGGTGACCCATCGCCAAATAAACAAGAAGATATTGCTGCTTTTGCTAATATTTGTGGTTTTAAGTTACCACAACAATTTCAAGACTATTGCCAAGTATTTGGTTATGGTAAATTTGCTAAAACCCAACTATCCATCTACTGCATCAATCCATTTAATATGGATAGTCATTTAGCAATAGACTCTGATATTCGTGAAACATTTTCTTCGTATATAGAGGAAGATTTTCCTTGGCAATATAATCTACTTAAAAATTCATTTATGTTTGGCACGGGAGATGGCTATATTATACTTCTCTGGGATTTAAGAACATATAGCGAAACTGACGATAGCTATGACATATATATCTATGAAGATTATAATATTGATATGCCGTATTGCTATCTGGGGAGAGATTTTTATGCATTTGTGAGAGATTTCTGTATGGGTCAGAATATTACGGAAGCGTTTGCAGATATTATCTATCCTAAGCCAGACGAAGACGATGAAATTATTGATGATCCAGATTATGGCGATGCATATTCAAGTGATGATTACACAAATTCTTTTAAGTGCTTTCGTTATCAGCCTGTTAAATTAGGAGCAGGAAGTTATGAGGAATTTTTGACAGAAATGGGATTGACGGAAGAGGAACATTTAGAAAAAATGAAAATTGATGCCGAGAAAGCCAGGGCAAGAATGAAAATTAATTTTGATGATAATTAG
- a CDS encoding RHS repeat domain-containing protein: MNNLLSITNPVNNTTTYTYDALDRRVSDTNSLGHSRSYRYDAVGNQVGMTDRNGRRLSYSYDGLDRQTSEQWLDGAGQPIYGLSYTYDAASQLTTATDPTARYGYTYDLAGRLTRTDNAGTVGVPNVVFDYEYDAVNNLRFVRDRINGQAAGIEEFTYDALNRTTQITQSGNGVSQKRVDMGYDAASQMTSLSRFGDLAGSQSVAESEFTYDLGGRLTHLSHSHLDTVLAAYGLTYDAANRITRISSVDGINDYTYDQRDQLLGADYDYQGDEVYSYDENGNRTNAGYVTGVNNQLLSDGTYTYTYDNEGNRTSRTNIATGEVTQYGWDYRNRLVEVVTKDSSGTITQQVTYTYDFENRRIAKTVDPDGSGVASATTERFVYDGNHIALVFDGEGNQTYRYLHGPQVDQVLAQEDAQGNTLWSLTDHQGTVRDLVDEAGIPVNHISYDSFGQTTAQTNPTVYFRFGYTGREPDAETGLTYYRGRYFDPRTGGFIGEDPIGFNAGDTNLYRYVRNSPTNLIDPLGLDGKVISQERVIVLSSGDRYIDNGQEQSYIPSLTPLGIQFPSIPLRTPGSSGREPIIGNHRIIEDTTRAKIEYTPIPNGESKRRAIPWGGLYTHPGLDQEHRGHITPKVLGGSDRNRFNFMSQNPSINRGGYNQFGKDINAYLTRLGIQYEKEKAAYDKIIREGKTCPSGPRPKPPTVELVVNLGRYKNEPYNRAFPFRPDVIEAEATFSDGKVIRGWFSNDPNVETKPKASWFWIQK; the protein is encoded by the coding sequence ATAAACAACCTCCTCAGTATTACTAACCCGGTCAATAACACGACCACTTATACCTACGATGCCTTAGACCGTCGGGTGAGTGATACTAATTCGCTAGGCCATAGCCGCAGTTATCGCTATGATGCGGTGGGCAATCAGGTGGGGATGACCGACCGCAATGGCCGCAGACTGAGTTACAGCTACGATGGCTTGGATCGTCAAACCAGCGAGCAGTGGCTAGATGGTGCAGGCCAGCCAATTTATGGTTTGAGTTACACCTATGATGCTGCCAGTCAGCTCACTACAGCGACTGACCCCACTGCCCGCTATGGCTACACCTATGACTTAGCCGGACGCTTAACCCGTACCGACAATGCCGGGACTGTGGGTGTGCCGAATGTCGTCTTTGACTACGAGTACGATGCAGTCAACAACCTGCGTTTTGTCAGAGACCGGATTAATGGCCAAGCCGCTGGCATTGAGGAGTTCACTTACGATGCCCTCAACCGCACGACTCAGATCACTCAGAGTGGCAATGGGGTGAGTCAGAAACGAGTAGATATGGGCTATGACGCTGCCAGTCAGATGACGAGTCTCAGCCGCTTTGGGGATTTAGCGGGGAGTCAATCGGTAGCCGAGAGTGAGTTTACCTATGACCTGGGCGGCCGGTTAACGCATCTCAGCCACAGTCATCTGGATACGGTCTTGGCGGCCTATGGGTTGACCTATGATGCGGCGAATCGGATTACTCGCATCAGTTCTGTTGATGGCATCAATGACTACACCTATGACCAGCGTGACCAACTCTTAGGGGCAGACTATGACTACCAGGGTGATGAGGTCTACAGCTATGACGAGAATGGCAATCGCACGAATGCGGGTTATGTCACTGGAGTCAATAACCAGCTGCTGAGTGATGGCACGTATACCTACACGTATGACAACGAAGGCAACAGAACCAGTCGAACTAATATTGCGACGGGAGAAGTCACTCAGTACGGTTGGGATTATCGCAATCGGTTGGTGGAGGTAGTTACCAAGGATAGTAGTGGCACAATCACGCAGCAGGTGACGTATACCTATGATTTTGAGAATCGTCGTATTGCTAAGACCGTTGACCCAGATGGGAGTGGTGTAGCTTCTGCGACGACAGAACGGTTTGTTTATGATGGCAACCACATTGCTCTGGTCTTTGATGGGGAGGGGAATCAGACCTACCGTTACCTGCACGGGCCTCAGGTGGATCAAGTGTTGGCCCAGGAGGATGCACAGGGCAATACCCTCTGGTCACTGACTGACCATCAGGGGACGGTGAGAGACTTAGTGGATGAGGCTGGCATCCCTGTTAATCACATCAGTTATGACAGCTTTGGTCAGACCACGGCTCAGACAAACCCAACGGTTTATTTCCGCTTTGGTTATACGGGCAGAGAACCGGATGCGGAAACCGGGTTAACTTATTACCGAGGTAGGTATTTTGATCCTAGAACAGGCGGGTTTATTGGTGAAGACCCGATTGGCTTTAATGCAGGGGATACCAATCTCTATCGCTATGTTAGAAATAGCCCGACTAACCTCATTGATCCCCTAGGACTAGATGGCAAGGTTATAAGCCAAGAACGAGTAATCGTTTTGTCAAGTGGGGACAGATATATAGATAATGGCCAAGAGCAATCCTATATACCGTCGTTAACCCCGTTAGGAATACAATTCCCTTCAATCCCGCTAAGGACACCAGGCTCTTCTGGCAGAGAACCGATTATTGGTAATCATAGAATTATTGAAGATACAACAAGAGCCAAGATTGAGTACACACCTATACCAAATGGGGAAAGTAAACGACGAGCAATACCTTGGGGTGGTCTTTATACTCACCCAGGATTAGATCAAGAGCATAGAGGTCACATTACTCCCAAAGTGCTTGGCGGTTCTGATCGCAATAGATTTAATTTCATGTCTCAAAATCCTAGTATTAACAGGGGAGGGTATAATCAGTTTGGTAAAGATATTAATGCTTATCTAACTCGTCTTGGTATTCAATACGAAAAGGAAAAAGCAGCCTATGATAAAATTATTAGGGAAGGTAAAACTTGTCCTTCTGGGCCACGTCCAAAACCTCCAACGGTTGAATTAGTTGTAAATCTAGGGCGATATAAAAACGAGCCATATAATCGTGCTTTTCCATTTAGACCGGATGTTATTGAAGCGGAAGCTACCTTTTCAGATGGAAAAGTCATACGTGGATGGTTTAGTAACGATCCAAACGTAGAAACAAAACCTAAAGCTAGCTGGTTTTGGATTCAAAAATAA
- a CDS encoding colicin E3-like toxin immunity protein: MQDICLELTWYAKEGDQFIGETVLKEVDLAKLRNLLNLPPDDPISYIHPIKEAHASFLQGFTNIKIDLSEYDYFIERAV, from the coding sequence ATGCAAGATATTTGTTTGGAACTTACATGGTATGCAAAAGAAGGTGATCAGTTCATAGGAGAAACTGTCTTAAAGGAAGTAGATTTGGCTAAGTTACGCAACTTACTCAATCTCCCTCCTGATGATCCGATTTCATACATCCACCCAATCAAGGAAGCTCATGCAAGTTTTCTACAAGGATTCACTAATATCAAAATTGATCTAAGTGAGTATGACTACTTTATTGAAAGAGCCGTATAA
- a CDS encoding colicin E3/pyocin S6 family cytotoxin, translated as MWGAAGEALEGICRILRIPLPQVPGFPENPAEGLVPPFVESSIGSSSEPILPPKNLPAFPDTQRVKPKTSVQGGGHLRKRWKDDKGNIYEWDYQHGTVEKYDKKGKHQGEFDPITGEQTKPADNNRRVEP; from the coding sequence GTGTGGGGTGCTGCGGGAGAAGCATTAGAAGGTATTTGTCGGATTCTACGCATACCGCTACCGCAAGTACCAGGATTTCCAGAGAATCCAGCAGAGGGCCTGGTTCCTCCTTTCGTCGAATCATCGATTGGATCAAGTAGTGAACCGATACTACCCCCTAAAAATTTACCTGCATTTCCCGACACACAAAGAGTTAAACCTAAGACTTCTGTGCAAGGTGGAGGCCATTTACGTAAACGTTGGAAAGATGATAAGGGTAATATTTATGAGTGGGATTACCAACATGGGACTGTAGAGAAATATGACAAGAAAGGTAAGCATCAAGGGGAATTTGATCCTATAACTGGTGAACAAACTAAGCCTGCAGATAACAATCGAAGAGTAGAACCTTAA